The following proteins are encoded in a genomic region of Thermococcus henrietii:
- a CDS encoding TIGR04053 family radical SAM/SPASM domain-containing protein, with protein sequence MHRGKSTGWPYDRKPVLVFWETTKACQLKCKHCRAEAILQALPGELSTKEGKALIDSLTDFGRPYPILILTGGDPLMRKDIFELIEYAVEKGVRVGLAPAVTPLLTEETIERIAESGVKAVSISLDSPFPDVHDAIRGIEGTWEKTVWAIKEFLKHGLSVQVNTVVMRETVEGLPEMVKLLKDLGVEIWEVFYLVPTGRGNFESDLRPEEWEDVTHFLYEASKHLLVRTTEGPMFRRVAIMRKALEEKGLDPDEVLKPGKLYFRLKKRLVELLGKGEEARAQTMGTRDGKGIVFIAYNGNVYPSGFLPFSVGNVREKSLVEIYREGELMKKLRSAEFEGRCGKCEFREICGGSRARAYAYSLNPLAEDPACPYEPGSYLRLAGELGLNLPIRTFGGQKPI encoded by the coding sequence ATGCACAGAGGCAAATCTACCGGCTGGCCCTACGACCGGAAGCCGGTCCTCGTCTTCTGGGAGACGACGAAGGCCTGCCAACTCAAGTGCAAGCACTGCAGAGCGGAGGCGATACTCCAGGCACTGCCGGGCGAGCTGAGCACCAAGGAAGGAAAGGCCCTCATCGATTCCCTCACCGACTTCGGAAGGCCCTACCCGATACTCATTCTCACCGGTGGCGACCCGCTCATGAGGAAGGACATCTTCGAGCTCATCGAGTACGCCGTTGAGAAGGGCGTAAGGGTGGGCCTCGCCCCTGCCGTGACACCTCTCCTGACCGAGGAAACAATCGAGAGAATCGCGGAGAGCGGGGTTAAGGCCGTCAGTATAAGCCTCGACAGCCCATTTCCAGATGTCCACGACGCAATCAGGGGCATAGAAGGGACGTGGGAGAAAACCGTCTGGGCCATCAAGGAGTTCCTGAAACACGGCCTAAGCGTTCAGGTGAACACGGTTGTGATGCGCGAGACCGTTGAGGGCTTGCCCGAGATGGTGAAGCTCCTCAAAGACCTCGGCGTCGAAATCTGGGAGGTCTTCTACCTCGTTCCGACCGGGAGAGGCAACTTCGAGAGCGACCTAAGGCCGGAGGAGTGGGAGGACGTCACGCACTTCCTCTACGAGGCCTCGAAGCACCTCCTCGTGAGGACCACCGAGGGTCCGATGTTCAGGCGAGTGGCAATAATGAGGAAAGCCCTTGAGGAGAAGGGACTCGACCCCGACGAGGTTCTTAAGCCAGGGAAACTCTACTTCCGGCTGAAGAAAAGGCTCGTTGAGCTTCTCGGCAAAGGTGAAGAGGCGAGGGCGCAGACGATGGGGACGCGCGACGGGAAGGGAATCGTTTTCATCGCCTACAACGGCAACGTCTACCCGAGCGGTTTCCTGCCCTTCAGCGTCGGCAACGTCCGCGAGAAAAGTTTGGTCGAGATTTACAGGGAGGGCGAGCTGATGAAAAAGCTCCGCTCGGCCGAGTTCGAGGGGCGGTGTGGAAAGTGTGAGTTCAGGGAAATCTGCGGGGGAAGCAGGGCGAGGGCCTACGCCTATAGCTTAAACCCTCTCGCCGAAGACCCGGCCTGTCCGTACGAGCCCGGCTCATACCTCAGGCTCGCCGGCGAACTCGGGCTGAACCTTCCAATCAGAACCTTTGGAGGGCAAAAGCCGATTTGA
- a CDS encoding ABC transporter substrate-binding protein — MIAVFPASLAEIVKLVGKVGEIVGVNEEIRLDPCLPELKDKPVIGKYLKRSKKTYWDVLEELRPDLILDFEVENLHSGDELRAFGERMGARVELIDFETVEGLVEASRRIAELTRGDFSKLGGFYERHLTRLGEITEAIEERPKVLLTYRNFNVVTRTNVLSDAVRKAGAMNLGERIRTRRKVYPVKKERFFRAFGDAEHLFLLTSIMTDREKMEEIRDEILDSAEWRAIEAVQLGNVHIVGSALDLESFMRWSPRIIPGIYQLGRFVHGRAFPKWERVAKELYSLCGV; from the coding sequence ATGATAGCGGTCTTTCCAGCGAGTCTCGCGGAAATCGTTAAACTCGTCGGGAAAGTCGGGGAGATAGTCGGGGTGAACGAGGAAATTAGGCTCGACCCCTGCCTGCCGGAGCTGAAGGATAAGCCTGTCATCGGGAAGTACCTCAAGCGGAGCAAAAAGACCTACTGGGACGTTCTGGAGGAGCTTAGGCCGGACCTTATCCTCGACTTCGAGGTTGAGAACCTGCATTCCGGGGACGAGTTGAGGGCCTTTGGGGAGCGTATGGGCGCGAGGGTCGAGCTGATTGACTTTGAAACAGTCGAGGGACTGGTCGAGGCGAGCAGGAGGATAGCCGAGCTAACGAGGGGCGACTTTTCAAAGCTTGGCGGGTTCTATGAGAGGCACCTGACGAGGCTGGGCGAGATAACTGAAGCCATCGAGGAGAGGCCCAAAGTCCTGCTCACCTACCGGAACTTCAACGTCGTAACGAGGACCAACGTTCTGAGCGACGCGGTTAGAAAAGCCGGGGCGATGAACCTCGGCGAGAGGATACGGACAAGGCGGAAGGTCTATCCGGTAAAAAAGGAGCGCTTCTTCAGGGCCTTCGGCGATGCGGAGCACCTCTTCCTGCTCACGAGCATAATGACGGACAGGGAGAAGATGGAAGAGATAAGGGACGAAATCCTCGACTCGGCCGAGTGGAGGGCAATCGAAGCCGTTCAGCTCGGAAACGTGCACATAGTCGGCTCGGCCCTCGACCTTGAGAGCTTCATGCGCTGGAGTCCCCGCATAATTCCCGGAATCTACCAGCTCGGGAGATTTGTTCATGGAAGGGCCTTTCCGAAGTGGGAACGGGTCGCAAAGGAACTCTACTCGCTCTGCGGTGTTTGA
- a CDS encoding ABC transporter substrate-binding protein: MRKALALLLIGLIVMVSGCISSNSTKPTNTNELPTVKAATLLGGISTLDVMGAKGFDRKNGFNVEVLRLGKTPDIIAALEKGETDFAVIPAEMAAKLAQSGVKIKIIGVDMFQNQAIIGKEKMKPEELKGKKIGAVVASGTFKLFQAYMKVLYNLTPEDYTVVNVPPGSVEDSLKSVDAVVIWEPIVSQLMAKNYTVIATFSGLWNEARERGIVQGPPVMLVWVVREDFLEEHRDLVDAFIKAQIESAQFWKTHPAETKEILGKLYHLDEKTLDILYNRTEVNDERLNDELIRGIKSEWKLAYLGGYLKENPENLDIFYRG, translated from the coding sequence ATGAGAAAAGCTCTGGCGTTGCTCCTAATCGGGCTGATTGTGATGGTTTCGGGTTGCATAAGCTCGAACTCGACGAAACCAACGAACACCAACGAGCTTCCCACCGTTAAAGCCGCGACCCTGCTTGGAGGAATCAGCACACTCGACGTAATGGGGGCCAAGGGCTTCGACAGGAAGAACGGCTTCAATGTCGAGGTTCTCAGGCTCGGCAAGACCCCCGACATAATAGCGGCCCTCGAAAAGGGCGAGACAGACTTCGCGGTCATTCCCGCTGAGATGGCGGCGAAATTGGCGCAGAGCGGTGTGAAGATTAAAATCATCGGCGTTGACATGTTCCAGAACCAGGCGATAATCGGAAAGGAAAAGATGAAGCCTGAAGAACTGAAGGGTAAGAAAATCGGTGCCGTCGTCGCTTCTGGAACCTTCAAGCTCTTTCAAGCTTACATGAAGGTCCTCTACAACCTCACTCCAGAGGATTACACAGTCGTGAACGTCCCGCCCGGCTCGGTTGAGGACTCGCTCAAAAGCGTTGACGCCGTCGTAATCTGGGAGCCGATTGTGAGCCAGCTTATGGCCAAGAACTACACGGTGATAGCGACGTTTTCAGGGCTCTGGAATGAGGCCAGGGAGCGCGGCATAGTTCAGGGACCTCCGGTAATGCTCGTCTGGGTCGTCAGGGAGGACTTCCTCGAAGAGCACAGGGATTTGGTTGATGCTTTCATAAAGGCCCAGATTGAGAGCGCCCAGTTCTGGAAAACTCACCCCGCCGAGACGAAGGAAATCCTCGGAAAGCTCTACCACCTCGATGAAAAAACGCTGGACATTCTCTACAACAGAACGGAGGTCAACGACGAGAGGCTCAACGATGAGCTGATAAGGGGCATCAAGAGCGAGTGGAAGTTAGCCTACCTCGGGGGCTACCTCAAGGAGAACCCCGAGAACCTCGACATCTTCTACAGGGGTTGA
- a CDS encoding flavodoxin domain-containing protein: MRILIVYTTRYGTTERAVKLAKKLFEEEGHEVEVREVNENPSPRGYDLVVMSAPVYRDGPHWDLTDWISEHREELEDVPKVFFLVAMHLAGSVFMGKLHGGIAYSQPLIEAFEVPPFYGTLIGGEVDVERLSDEDRRKMRRFYAVLGEKLESKSLYREEDVKAFVRRTLLYYDWFGKHFRRGEVDKAKDFDFMEKVREMEAKLDAEG, translated from the coding sequence TTGAGGATTCTCATCGTTTACACGACCCGCTACGGAACGACCGAAAGGGCCGTAAAATTGGCTAAGAAGCTCTTCGAGGAGGAAGGCCACGAAGTGGAAGTCAGGGAGGTTAATGAGAACCCCTCGCCGAGGGGCTACGATTTGGTCGTCATGAGTGCACCCGTTTACCGCGACGGCCCCCACTGGGATTTGACGGACTGGATAAGCGAGCACCGGGAGGAGCTTGAAGACGTTCCAAAGGTGTTCTTTCTGGTGGCGATGCATTTGGCAGGCTCGGTCTTCATGGGGAAGCTCCACGGGGGGATAGCCTACTCCCAGCCACTGATAGAGGCCTTTGAGGTTCCGCCCTTCTACGGAACGCTCATCGGGGGCGAGGTTGACGTTGAAAGGCTCAGTGACGAGGACAGGAGGAAGATGAGGAGGTTTTATGCCGTTTTGGGAGAGAAACTCGAAAGCAAGAGCCTTTACAGGGAGGAGGACGTTAAGGCATTCGTGAGGAGGACTCTATTGTATTACGACTGGTTCGGGAAGCACTTCAGGCGGGGCGAGGTCGATAAGGCTAAAGACTTCGACTTCATGGAGAAGGTAAGGGAGATGGAGGCAAAGCTCGATGCTGAGGGCTGA
- a CDS encoding UbiD family decarboxylase, with the protein MRDVRDYLEWLEARGELIRVEEELSPELEIPAFLRRAMYQKAGAVLFERVKGYPEWRVAGNLFTSVETVREALGVERLEEIGERPLKLMESLPLGFADKLSSLGKLRELSNYLPKLVRKAEFTRNVVEDEPLNFVPAFKTWPKDASRYLTYPLVCFSDPRGVNSISVYRVMLLDGERGVVHWQVHKRGSQAWHDYIERNDGRMPVAIAIGSDIGTLLTAVSPVPYPMDKLLFAGFVRGSGLELYRLPNGVLVPANAEAVIEGYVQVDELSEEGPFGDHFGFYDKPSERNELYPVFHAERVYYRDNPIYYGSVVGKPPLEDAVIGKAIERIFLPLMRVVLPEVVDVNFPEYGVFQGVAIVSIKKRYPGHGKKVLNALWGTGQMALTKAIVVVSDDINPHDINQVIWAIASFVNPERDVLIIPHAHTDALDPAVPRPPLGSKLGIDATRKLPEEMDGRVVEEVKEDPEVLERLEGLFVKYLGGSDGL; encoded by the coding sequence ATGAGGGACGTGCGCGACTATCTGGAATGGCTTGAAGCGAGAGGCGAGCTGATTAGAGTCGAGGAGGAGCTTTCGCCCGAGCTTGAGATTCCCGCGTTTCTGAGGAGGGCGATGTATCAAAAGGCCGGTGCGGTTCTCTTCGAGCGCGTCAAGGGTTATCCGGAGTGGAGAGTAGCGGGAAACCTCTTCACGAGCGTTGAGACCGTTAGGGAAGCCCTCGGCGTTGAAAGGCTTGAGGAAATCGGCGAGAGACCGCTAAAGCTAATGGAAAGCCTGCCCCTGGGTTTTGCCGACAAGCTCTCCTCGCTGGGGAAGCTCAGGGAGCTGAGCAACTACCTGCCTAAGCTCGTGAGGAAAGCGGAGTTCACGAGGAACGTGGTGGAAGACGAGCCCCTGAACTTCGTTCCGGCCTTCAAAACCTGGCCGAAAGATGCCTCGCGCTACCTCACCTACCCGCTCGTCTGCTTCTCGGACCCGAGAGGCGTGAATTCAATCAGCGTCTACCGCGTCATGCTCCTCGACGGCGAGAGGGGAGTTGTTCACTGGCAGGTTCACAAGCGCGGGAGTCAGGCCTGGCACGATTACATCGAGAGGAACGACGGTAGAATGCCGGTCGCGATAGCGATTGGCTCCGATATAGGCACTCTCCTGACGGCAGTTTCTCCCGTTCCCTATCCTATGGACAAGCTCCTCTTCGCGGGCTTCGTTCGCGGTTCGGGTTTAGAACTTTACCGACTGCCCAACGGCGTCCTCGTTCCGGCAAACGCGGAAGCGGTCATAGAGGGCTACGTTCAGGTTGACGAACTGAGCGAGGAGGGTCCCTTCGGCGACCACTTCGGCTTCTACGATAAGCCGAGCGAGAGGAACGAGCTCTACCCCGTTTTCCACGCAGAGAGGGTTTACTACCGCGACAACCCGATTTACTACGGCTCCGTCGTCGGGAAACCGCCATTGGAAGATGCCGTAATCGGAAAGGCCATCGAGAGGATTTTCCTCCCGTTGATGAGGGTCGTTTTGCCGGAGGTCGTCGATGTGAACTTCCCAGAATATGGCGTCTTCCAGGGTGTGGCGATAGTCTCGATAAAGAAGCGCTACCCTGGGCACGGAAAGAAGGTTCTCAACGCGCTCTGGGGAACGGGGCAGATGGCGCTGACGAAGGCTATAGTGGTTGTCAGCGACGACATCAACCCCCACGACATAAACCAGGTGATATGGGCAATAGCTTCCTTCGTGAACCCCGAGCGGGACGTTTTAATAATCCCGCACGCCCACACAGACGCGCTCGACCCGGCCGTTCCGAGGCCACCCCTCGGGAGCAAGCTCGGCATAGACGCTACCAGAAAGCTCCCTGAGGAGATGGACGGCAGGGTCGTTGAGGAGGTTAAAGAAGACCCCGAAGTCCTTGAAAGGCTCGAAGGCTTATTCGTGAAATACCTCGGTGGTAGCGATGGCCTTTGA
- a CDS encoding ABC transporter substrate-binding protein: MRWSGLILSVVLLLAVVSAGCVGNSTGTSSKVMNEVTVKDFSGRNVTVKVPVQRAVVLSTSALEIIQLLNASDQVVGIPKEAQYDALLGESLKNKTVVGARLKIDDWEKVLALKPDLIIDLDLKKFYNVDELLNRSASYGIPVILLREDKLEDIPRAVSLLGELFGREKEARAFDDYFNEQVKGVRAIASKIPAEKRKKVVMIQPIMGKLYIVNGNDVLAQAVRLVGADYLVNLTFNGYTPVRVPMDREKIIASYRDADVVILLTSAVTPYDQVEKLREEMLSDEAWRGIKAVKEGNVVILRADMGKDSFLRWSPRLAVGIWVIGKAIYPDYYPDWNEKAKEFLKRFYGLS; the protein is encoded by the coding sequence ATGAGGTGGAGCGGTCTAATCCTGTCGGTCGTTCTTCTCCTCGCGGTCGTTTCGGCCGGTTGCGTGGGCAACTCAACCGGAACCTCAAGCAAAGTAATGAACGAGGTAACCGTGAAGGACTTCTCGGGAAGGAACGTTACTGTCAAAGTTCCGGTTCAGCGGGCGGTCGTTCTCTCGACTTCCGCCCTCGAAATAATCCAGCTCCTCAACGCGAGCGACCAGGTCGTCGGTATTCCAAAGGAAGCCCAGTACGACGCCCTGCTGGGCGAAAGCCTGAAGAACAAGACCGTCGTCGGCGCGAGGCTCAAGATTGACGACTGGGAGAAGGTTTTAGCCCTAAAGCCCGACCTAATCATCGACCTCGACCTGAAGAAGTTCTACAACGTTGACGAGCTCCTCAACCGCTCCGCCAGCTACGGAATACCCGTCATCCTGCTGAGAGAGGACAAACTTGAGGACATACCCAGAGCCGTTTCACTCCTCGGCGAGCTCTTCGGAAGGGAGAAAGAGGCCAGAGCCTTCGACGACTACTTCAACGAGCAGGTGAAGGGAGTTCGGGCCATAGCCTCAAAGATTCCAGCGGAGAAGAGGAAAAAGGTGGTAATGATACAGCCGATAATGGGCAAGCTCTACATCGTCAACGGCAACGACGTCCTTGCTCAGGCAGTCAGGCTCGTTGGGGCGGACTACCTCGTGAACCTGACCTTCAACGGTTACACACCGGTTAGGGTCCCGATGGACAGGGAGAAGATAATCGCGAGCTACCGCGACGCCGACGTCGTAATCCTCCTGACGAGCGCCGTAACGCCTTACGACCAGGTCGAGAAGCTCCGGGAGGAGATGCTCAGCGACGAGGCCTGGAGGGGCATAAAAGCTGTAAAAGAGGGCAACGTCGTAATCCTCAGGGCGGACATGGGTAAGGACTCCTTCCTCCGCTGGAGCCCGCGCTTGGCGGTGGGAATCTGGGTCATCGGCAAGGCAATCTACCCGGACTACTATCCAGACTGGAACGAAAAAGCTAAGGAATTCCTGAAGAGGTTCTACGGCCTCTCCTGA
- a CDS encoding FecCD family ABC transporter permease: MKKELTLVILPVVAVLLGVFVGSYPTNPLHLDGLARAVIWEIRLPRTLMGVSAGMALSLGGMTLQAVFRNPLVDTYILGVASGVAFGAALAVAFLPFVGLAPLALLFGLLAVFLAYYLARVNGKVSTVSLILGGIIVTALFSALLYLLELLLPSESLSGLVIWLMGSLANSTWKMVVYSLPGVVLIAVLLYLLRWNLNAMSLGDEAEILGLNVSLWRGIFVFLSALLTALVISFTGIIGWVGLIVPHTARMLVGPEHSKLIPATISIGITVMVLADVIVRLLPGDIPVGIITTLVGVPFFAYLLRKTGGGWS; this comes from the coding sequence ATGAAGAAAGAACTGACTCTGGTAATCCTTCCGGTGGTGGCGGTGCTCCTCGGGGTCTTCGTGGGTAGCTACCCGACCAACCCGCTCCACCTTGATGGATTAGCCAGGGCTGTAATATGGGAAATCAGGCTTCCGAGAACTCTTATGGGGGTCTCGGCAGGAATGGCCCTGAGCCTGGGCGGAATGACCCTTCAGGCGGTTTTCAGAAACCCGCTCGTCGATACCTACATTCTGGGCGTGGCATCGGGAGTGGCCTTCGGCGCGGCACTGGCCGTCGCTTTTCTTCCCTTCGTCGGCCTCGCACCGCTCGCGCTCCTCTTCGGCCTCTTGGCGGTTTTCTTGGCCTATTACCTTGCACGCGTCAACGGCAAAGTTTCTACCGTCTCGCTAATCCTTGGCGGAATAATAGTCACTGCCCTTTTCTCCGCCCTGCTTTACCTCCTCGAACTGCTCCTCCCGAGCGAGAGCTTATCCGGTTTAGTCATCTGGCTGATGGGAAGCTTGGCGAACTCAACGTGGAAGATGGTGGTTTATTCCCTACCCGGAGTCGTCCTCATAGCCGTGCTCCTCTATCTCCTCCGCTGGAACCTGAACGCCATGAGCCTCGGCGACGAGGCGGAAATCCTCGGCCTGAACGTCTCCCTCTGGAGAGGGATTTTCGTGTTCCTGTCGGCCCTCCTAACGGCCCTCGTGATTTCCTTCACGGGCATAATTGGCTGGGTAGGGCTGATAGTCCCTCACACGGCGAGAATGCTCGTCGGGCCCGAGCACTCGAAGCTAATCCCCGCAACAATCTCGATTGGAATAACCGTCATGGTCCTGGCGGATGTGATAGTCCGCCTTCTCCCGGGGGACATCCCAGTAGGGATAATAACGACCCTCGTGGGTGTTCCATTCTTCGCGTATCTCCTCAGAAAAACCGGAGGTGGTTGGAGTTGA
- a CDS encoding ABC transporter permease, with product MRGWLYLFLFALASWLVLSHLYPALIPTPAETLAFYREVGLSLILSSLLLTLYHSFSGFLVASILTGLAMLLALYSGAFRDFLNALNVFLQSVSVLVWTIVFIMLFGVTSSIATILVTAMASFPALLSAGVSSSEKVVEKYRPLVVLLKPSKLQLYRHFIVPGTLPEMVSAGRVALGIALRISVVAEAFGSAGGIGYQLVYSYDLGIKAGVFAWALLLIALMIALDQLLLRRLEEWVKGWYW from the coding sequence ATGAGGGGCTGGCTCTACCTTTTCCTCTTTGCACTGGCCTCGTGGCTCGTCCTGTCCCACCTGTATCCAGCCCTAATCCCCACCCCAGCTGAGACTTTAGCGTTCTACCGCGAGGTCGGGCTTTCCCTAATCCTCTCCTCGCTTCTGCTGACGCTCTACCACAGCTTCTCCGGCTTTCTGGTCGCTTCCATTCTGACGGGCCTCGCGATGCTTCTGGCGCTCTACTCAGGGGCCTTCAGGGACTTTCTGAACGCTTTAAACGTCTTCCTCCAGAGCGTCTCGGTCCTCGTCTGGACGATAGTCTTCATAATGCTCTTCGGCGTTACGAGTTCAATCGCGACGATACTGGTCACCGCGATGGCGTCCTTCCCGGCACTGCTTTCGGCTGGAGTGAGCTCGAGCGAAAAGGTGGTAGAAAAATACCGCCCGCTGGTGGTCCTGCTCAAACCCTCAAAGCTTCAGCTCTACCGGCACTTCATCGTCCCGGGAACGCTCCCCGAGATGGTTTCGGCAGGCAGAGTTGCTTTGGGAATAGCGCTCAGGATAAGCGTCGTTGCCGAGGCCTTTGGCTCCGCCGGCGGAATCGGCTACCAGCTCGTCTACTCCTACGATTTGGGAATTAAAGCTGGAGTCTTCGCGTGGGCACTGCTTCTCATAGCGCTTATGATAGCCCTCGACCAGTTGCTCCTGAGGAGGCTCGAGGAATGGGTGAAAGGCTGGTACTGGTGA
- a CDS encoding ABC transporter ATP-binding protein: MLRAENLSYSYGDFGIEGVGLEVETGEFVALIGPNGAGKSTLLRLIYGLLRPEKGRVFADGRDVLRLSPRERAKLLGYVPQNHVPTFPFRVLDFVLLGATPELGAFGSPGREHRERAERLLKHFGLDAYRQKPYTALSGGQKRLLLLARAMMTSPKYLLLDEPTSELDLKNALLVLGTVKRLARDGVGVLAVLHDPNLAYLFADRVILMRNGRIVAEGKPSEVLSEELLSGLYGVKLKVMECNGERVLRVLPEVLP, encoded by the coding sequence ATGCTGAGGGCTGAAAACCTCTCGTACTCCTACGGGGACTTTGGAATCGAGGGGGTTGGCCTGGAGGTTGAGACGGGTGAGTTCGTCGCCCTAATCGGGCCGAACGGCGCGGGAAAGAGCACGCTCCTGAGGTTAATCTACGGCCTGTTGAGGCCCGAGAAGGGGCGCGTCTTCGCCGACGGAAGGGACGTTCTAAGGCTGTCTCCCAGGGAAAGGGCGAAACTGCTCGGCTACGTTCCCCAGAACCACGTCCCGACATTTCCCTTCAGGGTTCTCGACTTCGTCCTCCTCGGGGCAACCCCCGAACTCGGGGCCTTCGGCTCGCCCGGGAGGGAGCACAGGGAAAGGGCTGAAAGGTTGCTCAAACACTTCGGCCTCGATGCCTATCGGCAAAAGCCCTACACCGCCCTGAGCGGGGGACAGAAAAGGCTTCTCCTCCTCGCGAGGGCGATGATGACGTCGCCGAAATACCTCCTCCTCGACGAGCCGACGAGCGAGCTCGACCTCAAGAACGCCCTCCTCGTCCTCGGGACCGTTAAGAGGCTCGCGAGAGATGGGGTGGGTGTTCTGGCGGTTCTCCACGACCCCAACTTAGCCTACCTTTTCGCCGACAGAGTCATCCTAATGAGGAACGGAAGGATAGTGGCTGAAGGAAAGCCCTCGGAGGTCCTGTCGGAGGAGCTTTTGAGCGGGCTTTACGGGGTTAAGCTTAAGGTGATGGAGTGCAACGGGGAAAGGGTTTTGAGGGTTCTCCCGGAGGTGCTTCCATGA
- the cydB gene encoding cytochrome d ubiquinol oxidase subunit II — translation MDYATAWFYFSAFLLGMYLAFDGFDLGIGTLLAFIKNQRDRDVLVNTIAPVWDGNEVWFITWGAGLFAMWPALYATLFSTFYLAVWLLAFLFIFRAVGFEFRNKNKDLWDKLFALVSALIPLVIGVIVGNLVMGIPIDAKGFHGSLLTLFRPYPLIVGLFVLFAVTWHGANWGAYKTTGKLQETMRKYAFTFWVLTVVFLLLTVIGMKIWAPLRFERLMTPLGLFLTVVILVAGLLDGYLIKKGVDKLAFYISWLAFPLVVGLIYYTMYPYWVISTTDPNFKLSIHDLAASPLTLQAVLGVSVILAVIIMTYTLYVYKMFGGKVTEAEGYY, via the coding sequence ATGGACTACGCGACTGCCTGGTTTTACTTTTCCGCCTTCCTCCTTGGAATGTACTTAGCGTTTGACGGCTTCGACCTTGGAATAGGAACGCTCCTCGCCTTCATTAAGAACCAGAGGGACAGGGACGTCCTCGTTAACACCATCGCGCCGGTCTGGGACGGCAACGAAGTCTGGTTCATCACCTGGGGTGCAGGGCTCTTCGCGATGTGGCCGGCGCTCTACGCGACGCTCTTCAGCACGTTCTACCTCGCGGTCTGGTTGCTCGCGTTCCTGTTCATATTCCGCGCCGTCGGCTTTGAGTTCAGGAACAAGAACAAGGACCTCTGGGACAAGCTCTTCGCCCTCGTCAGCGCGTTAATCCCGCTCGTCATTGGCGTCATAGTCGGCAACCTCGTCATGGGAATCCCCATCGACGCCAAGGGCTTCCACGGCTCACTGCTGACGCTCTTCAGGCCGTACCCGCTCATAGTTGGCCTCTTCGTGCTCTTCGCCGTGACCTGGCACGGGGCCAACTGGGGCGCCTACAAGACCACAGGAAAGCTCCAGGAGACCATGAGAAAGTACGCCTTCACATTCTGGGTGCTTACAGTGGTCTTCCTGCTCCTGACGGTAATCGGCATGAAAATCTGGGCCCCGCTGAGGTTCGAGAGGCTCATGACCCCACTCGGACTCTTCCTGACGGTCGTAATCCTCGTCGCGGGACTGCTCGACGGCTACCTCATCAAGAAGGGCGTCGACAAGCTGGCATTCTACATCAGCTGGCTGGCCTTCCCGCTGGTCGTCGGGTTAATCTACTACACGATGTACCCCTACTGGGTCATCTCGACCACCGACCCGAACTTCAAGCTCAGCATACACGACCTCGCAGCGTCGCCACTGACGCTCCAGGCGGTCCTTGGAGTCTCAGTAATCCTGGCGGTAATCATCATGACCTACACCCTCTACGTCTACAAGATGTTCGGCGGGAAGGTCACCGAGGCAGAGGGCTACTATTAG
- a CDS encoding 4-hydroxybenzoate octaprenyltransferase → MAFDPGEVREANRFHALMRLVRIEHTLFSLPYAYVGAFLSGFPVTLRELILMSLALLGLRTSALAYNNIADLDIDSQNPRTWNRPLIKGTVKVSDAWWLVVVGSVLYFVSAVLLNRWTALLSPVPWLIAMSYSGAKRKHSFPHLHLGLTLALAVAGGTIAVAGNAPITEVFARIPWAFFFGVLFWVAGFDTIYAIMDYEFDVKHGVGSIPARFGIEKALKIALAFHLLAIVLFGLAGFLYGLGWVYLAGWLVSSALILYENAIVWKSLDNVPKAFNLNIPIGLILTLSAIADKLLGGI, encoded by the coding sequence ATGGCCTTTGACCCCGGAGAAGTAAGGGAAGCCAACAGGTTTCACGCGCTGATGAGGCTCGTCAGGATAGAGCACACCCTCTTCAGCCTGCCCTACGCCTACGTCGGCGCTTTCCTCAGCGGTTTCCCTGTAACCCTGAGGGAGCTAATCCTGATGAGCCTTGCCCTGCTCGGACTCAGGACTTCTGCTTTAGCATACAACAACATAGCCGACCTCGACATAGACAGCCAGAACCCGAGGACGTGGAACAGACCGCTGATTAAGGGAACCGTGAAAGTGAGCGACGCCTGGTGGCTCGTCGTCGTTGGCTCGGTACTCTACTTCGTCTCGGCAGTCCTATTAAACCGCTGGACCGCTTTACTGAGTCCTGTTCCCTGGTTGATAGCGATGAGCTACTCTGGGGCAAAGAGGAAGCACAGCTTCCCCCATCTCCACCTCGGCCTGACCCTCGCCCTGGCCGTTGCGGGCGGAACGATAGCCGTCGCTGGAAACGCTCCCATTACTGAGGTCTTCGCGCGGATTCCCTGGGCGTTCTTCTTCGGCGTCCTCTTCTGGGTGGCCGGCTTCGACACGATATACGCGATAATGGACTACGAGTTCGACGTTAAGCACGGCGTCGGAAGCATTCCCGCGAGGTTTGGCATAGAGAAGGCCCTCAAAATTGCCCTCGCCTTCCATCTTCTCGCTATAGTCCTCTTTGGCCTGGCTGGATTCCTCTACGGCCTCGGCTGGGTTTATCTGGCCGGCTGGCTCGTCTCGAGCGCTCTAATTCTCTACGAGAACGCAATCGTCTGGAAGAGCCTTGACAACGTTCCAAAGGCCTTCAACCTCAACATTCCAATCGGCCTAATCCTCACGCTTTCGGCCATAGCGGACAAGCTTTTAGGAGGGATTTGA